In Cryptomeria japonica chromosome 1, Sugi_1.0, whole genome shotgun sequence, the sequence AGAGAGTGAAGAGGCTGGAAATGGTTCTTCCTTCTCCTGGCTAGCTGATCCATCCTTCTGGTCTGGAATGGATTCACACAAATTGTTGATAGACAATGCAGTCAATACTTAATTGAGATTGAAGATTAACTTTTCTTATCATTATGAAGTCATTCTCTGTATAAATATTGTGACTTGTGTAGATTATCCTTCTCCATTCTATCTTGTGCCCCTTTCTTCATGCTTTCTCTTGTTTTGTAGGCCTAAGATAAATTCATCAACCATATAAATCACCCAATGGAGTCACATATGAAGCAATAGGTTTGACATGAGTAAAACATATATATGCACAAATTTGATCATTCAagatttcatatttttcttttgtttgcaaaCTTAGCTCACAAAATAAAAATAGATGCAAATAGGAAAATAGTGTGTGGTTCTTATACCTAGTTTGAAATTCTTGTTCTCTCTACAATTGCCAAACCTGTTTAAATTAGTCCTATCTATTGTCAAATGTACAATAGCTTTCCTGAGATAGCGAATCCAAGAAAAAATTGGAATGATATTGGATGCCTACtaaacttttctttaattttaagatacaaatgaaataaaatataatagaaaaaCCTAGAATAACTTCCTCAATTATCTTCTTTTTTCCCTCAAGCTATTGCTTCATAAAAGGGATAGTGGGTTATCCTACCCTCCACTAGTGAGGTTGCCTATGCCAATGAGAGATTTGGTACAAGGCATGCAAACTATTTTTTCATCTgtatgggcatccatcaaagcTTAGTGTTAGGGATGTGAGCTATTTCACAAAATACCTTTAAAAAAATttggtctcatggaatgcaatgattctCTTATATATGCCAAAATGTTCAACAAAATGTAGAGGTAGCTATTTGTGAATCTTTCACTATTCATAATTACAAGTCCTGACCAATCTACATGATAGCATTAAAGCATGATTTTGTAGGACTGGTCATTGAATATGTGCATTGAAACAAACTTTAAGTTATCAAATCGTATAATTTTTAAACCAAGCAAGTGACAAGTATTCTATTTTACTTAGAGTAATAAAAAAACTCTACAAAACTTAAATGTGTCATATTTCTATGCATTTACATTTCATTTGTacatcaaatttattaaaaaatggtTTTTTATTTACATAGACTTGGTTTTTATTGTAGATGCCTCTTGACGTAAAAATATTTATGATATATGATTCTTAAtatacattttaaaaatatttttatatatgctAGTAGTGTTTTGTTTTTTATGTACATGATCATGACGATGGTATGTGTCTTGTTATCAATATAGGACACTTCTTGACACAATGATATAAGTgaagaaaaataatattttccaaCAAACATGTTAGGATAGTTGAATAAGTGCACATATAAGTGTAAATTAATTTAGATTATTTACTTTCAAAAGTAGGAATGATATATTGAATATTCaattcaatgattttttttttaaatgtaaatttttttttttctttacttgaaaattgatgcaaatgaataatttttataaaaaattaaatcttGCTCTAAAATGGTAAAACGAGTGATTTGGATATACCCTCTTTCTTCTATTCTCAATAGAATTATTACAATTTCTTGTGTCAATTTTGTGGATCCAATTTAAGCAATTTGATATTTTTTCTCATGTTCATGATCTCTTTGAAGTATGCTTCTTCCTAATTTTTATGTATTGGAAGTATTTAGAAATATATTTTCTTTCCAAAGGGGTATAAGGAAAGGGGGTGTTTGATCACTAGGTTTATTTTTTCTTACATAAACCCCCTAAAAATGGCTAGCTTTATGACTATGATAAAGAttaaattttccaaaaaatgtatctTATTCATTTCAAAATATATAATATACCAAATACTTAAatgctatattttttatttttttatttttaaataattgcaTTAATGTAAATggtaaaatatataattaaaatatcttTCTTTATGTTTGTCTATGCATATTTTATATTTTCTAGTGGAATAAAATATAAACCCAAAAGATTTTATACACCACAAACTCCCGATTTTTCATTTCCTAATATAAAGCACAAAATACTATCACAATCTCATAATTTGAAGAAAACAAAATTACTAGTTTATTTTTTAGCATGCATTCTAATTTATATTGTATTATAAGTTTTATGATATATTAAAATTCACATAGAAATTTAACTAGTctataatttagaaaaaaaaaaactaaaagaaacaaaaatacataaaagaaaaaaaaggaaaaataatgtTTTAATTAAACATACAATTATGATGTTTTTTTAATCTTTGAAAAATTGTTGGAAGTGCATTTTCATAGGAAATGGATATAATTCTCAAGAAAAGACCAAGCATCCCTTAAAAATATAAAACATTAGAATTATTTAAAGTGACACAATTTTTAAAGTAAAAACTACTATATGGGATGGTTTTCATGCACTCCAAATCCTATTAAATGCCTCTTTAAAATTAATCTATATCTTGGATAATTAGAATGTCGAACCACTTTAGTGAACAAAAACATAGTTGGTAAATAGATTTTTCACTAAAAATTCACCCTCAAAACTAATCCTGTTTGCTTGTAGAACAATGACAATCATGCCAATGGTAGGAGAGATTGTCgtgaaaccacaatcttcctctacgtTTAAGAGTGGCATCCCCCTTGTATGATGTGGGTATTTATAGTTTTTGAGTACTTGTAACCCAAAAGTACAAAAAGGAGGAAGGACTAAAACTAAGGAAAATGGATAACAAAAACCCGAATGATAAACATAAAAATACCTACTGAGATTTCACAATGGATGTTTGATTACAAGGGGATTTAAGCACAAAATAAGTTTTGATTTGCAATACTGATGAAAGAAGAAAAACATATTTCGACATATGAAGAAACAAGTATTACCTAAGCACATTCAAACCAAGATACTAGGGTATGATTCCATCAACACATAACAGGGTTACTAATTTAACATACAAGAAATTAGTAATAGCAAATCATGAATACAATCAAGACATACGAACTCAATGAATTCTTCATTGTCATTTTGACAATATACATGTTCAAAAAACCTTAAGTACAATATGTAaacacaaaagttttcaaaatatttctctaaaataTTCTTCATACTTCCCCCTTTGTAAGTGTCCCCTTTACAATACAAATAGCTTGTATTTATAAGCTTGAGAGAATATCTACTTTGCACAACCTCTTAGAATAACCACTTAAGATAATCACTATAGATAACTACCTAACTTaaccacttaggataactacctaagtGATCACTTCAAATAATTACCTCTTAGacacaagttaggatttacctaaaatttagaaaaattaagtcCAAATTCTATGTCTACGCAGAGCACTTGTAACTACAACATTTGCTGAAAATCTCCACTTCACTCTGCGTCGATGAAAGTCCATAACATGTCTCTAAAAGCTTCACTTTTTGGTGCGGTCGTGAGGATTTTCGCACTACCAAGTGAACTTGCTTGAAACTTTACAAAGTCTTTCCAATAAATCTGTATTATTTTAATGAATTGAGGTTTGGTATCTTTGGAAAATTGAGCATACAAGTATATCAGCGTCTTTGAAAAATAAACCAACTTGTCAGGATCGATGACTTTGTGACCGAAAGTGTTTGAACAAACCAACAACTTTCCTAATTTCGTGGTTTATGTCTATTGGGCAACTTGGGATACTATCGCAATTCAAACAAATAGCCGATCCAATAAAGGCTTAAAGAACTATTGCACACGAGATTTTAAATGTAGAAAGTTCAAGATTTTTCAGGGCTAACAAATATTAATCAAAGTCCAACATCCCTGAAAAAGAACAAGGTGAAAGAACTAAAATGGATACCAAATTGAAAATGTAAAAAGAAGGAACATAATTTAAAGTAGTCTCTTATGAAATGGagattcaattgaaaattaaaaagaaaaaaaaaagaattcaaaGTAGTCTCTTATGAAAAATTAAATGAGAAACTGATTTGTAACACTCATTTTCAAATTGCCTATGATTTCCACTAGCGAATTTTATTATTGACTagttatttatacatacatatgatttcattcattcatttttataaaataaagtttATAAAGAAATATGGGTGAATATaagtatttatatttatatattttattttaaaatttatattggtAATTAAGTGCATGGAAGTGAAGGGTTAAGAGGAGGTCAATGATGACTACTTTTCTCTTAAAATCAATGAAACTTGAATTCAGAATGAATAATTTTACATACCTATGTTAAAAAAGTGATGATGTGAGAAGTAAAACAACGTGCTTAGaatataatttctaaattattattttttaatggtAGATAAAAAGAGGCTCAAGTTTTGAGAGCACAGAAAGTGCCTTTGTTATTTGACGAAAAATGTAGCATAGTGTCATATATGTTTCCCACACTTTTGAATTCTACTAATTATTTTATGAATTTATTCGATGGAAAGTCAACTAAGATCATTTTTTAGTACatatttttttctctaaattttgaatgaacatattatttttaatttattctcCAAGTTAACTCATCAAAGTTAAAAACATTAAACTAATTTTTTCCACTTTTTTAGATTGAAACATAGAATGTAAAAATATGAgtctttgaaaatttgaatgaaccaaaaaaatatgtgtgtataaaagaatatattttttttgacaaaaagaTAGAAAGATTTTTCCAAGATAAATAAAGACCTTACATTTAATTAAGAAGACCACGTAATAATGATTTATTGACCATTATAGATCATTTAGAGAATGCCATCTTTGACTTTTCTTATTAGGGAACACTAACTTACCAGATGCTGCTTCTACTCCATACGAAGTGAAAatatatgcattttatttaataaattgcaaacatatcGCACTCTACATTGCCAACAGCATTTAATCCGAAATGCTGAGCCATTCAAAGTCCGGGAGCAATTATCTAAACATGAAAATTAGTTTTGAACGCTTACCAAGTTTTGGAAGTGGTAAGAATTTTTTGTATCATGTCGTCAACCTGACAAATCGACAAGCCTTTCTCGGTTCCATCTGCACTGTCCATTACTGCTTTTCTGGCAGCATCTCTCATCGCCGCAGCTTTTTCTCTCATCTCACCTCCTTTCTCTTCCGACATCAACATCTTCACCGTCCTCTCCACCTTCTCCTTCGTCAATTCTCCCTCACTTCCTCTACAAATCTCCACACAAACGCccacctcttcctctagaagctTCGAGTTGAAAAACTGCTCTGCTGCCATTGGCCATCCAATAATGGGAACGCCCTGGCTCACACTTTCCAGCGTCGAATTCCATCCACAGTGGCTCAAAAATCCTCCGGTCGAAGGATGGGCCAGAATCTCAAGCTGGGGCGCCCATTTCTTAATAACTAACCCCTGATTTTTTGCCTTCACTCGCTCTTCAAACCCATCCGGAAGAAATTCTGACGAAAACTCCACAGTCGACGGTATGCCAAGCGGCGGCCTCACAACCCATAAGAAGGGCTGCCTGCTTGATTCCAAACCCAGTGCTAGCTCTTTCATATTCGACGCAGAAATCGTGCTCTGGGAGCCGAAGCAGACGTACAGCACACTGGCAACATTCTGAGAATCGAGCCAGCGCACGCAGGAAATGGCATCGCTGGGTTCATTTGCTTCCTTACTTTGCATTAACTGATCACGGACACCGTGAGATTGAGTGGAAGAAAGAAATTCTGGAGGAAGGAGAGGGCCAACCGCCCAGACAGGTCTGCCGGTGGACTTTCTGAGGTGTTCGAAATAGCTGTGCTCAAGCTCTTCGTAAGAATTGCATATAAATCCCCAGCTGCGCATATTGGGAGATATTTGGCGAGCCTGAAACAAGCTCCAGGGATCCGTTCCAGTCGCCATTTTTATGATAGGGGGAAGCTGAGATCGATGCAAAGAAACGTGAGGCAAATCTGGGAGAATAAACTCTTCTGAGTCGGTCTTGTTATGAGGTAAATGATTCCACAAAGAGTAATAAAGCAAGGTGCCATAAATGCCACAGGTGAGAAAGAAGATTCTGGGTATTCCAAACATGTCGGCGACGTCTTGGGTCCAGCCGAGGAACATGTCGCTGATAATGCACAGCGGAGCGCGGCCATCTTCTGTGCAGATCCTGCGGATCAGATTCTCGAAGTGGGGCTGCAAATTCTCTGCGGCTTCCAAGAGTGTAAGGACCTGTGAAAAAGGCAGCGAGTCAGTGCTCTCTGAACCGGGCGGTAAGCCATGATCGGCACTGGAGAAAGGGAGCGCCGCTAAGCGTATGTCAAGAGCGGGGTCTTTTTGGCAGGTAGATTGAATGGTGGGTTTTAAGGCCTGAACGTTGAGAGGAGTGCTAACGATGGTGATGGTGAATCCAGTTCGAGCAGCAAGGAAGTTGGAGAGGTGGAGGAAGGGAATGATGTGCCCTTGCGCCATGAATGGAAACATCACCACATGACTTTTCTGCCTGAATTCAGAGGGAGGGGCCATTGTAGACAGGATTGCAGTAAGCAGCTGAAAAGGGCCCTCGCTGCTTTGCAAATCCTAATTCCAGCTTGATATAATAAAT encodes:
- the LOC131039164 gene encoding UDP-glycosyltransferase 92A1, encoding MAPPSEFRQKSHVVMFPFMAQGHIIPFLHLSNFLAARTGFTITIVSTPLNVQALKPTIQSTCQKDPALDIRLAALPFSSADHGLPPGSESTDSLPFSQVLTLLEAAENLQPHFENLIRRICTEDGRAPLCIISDMFLGWTQDVADMFGIPRIFFLTCGIYGTLLYYSLWNHLPHNKTDSEEFILPDLPHVSLHRSQLPPIIKMATGTDPWSLFQARQISPNMRSWGFICNSYEELEHSYFEHLRKSTGRPVWAVGPLLPPEFLSSTQSHGVRDQLMQSKEANEPSDAISCVRWLDSQNVASVLYVCFGSQSTISASNMKELALGLESSRQPFLWVVRPPLGIPSTVEFSSEFLPDGFEERVKAKNQGLVIKKWAPQLEILAHPSTGGFLSHCGWNSTLESVSQGVPIIGWPMAAEQFFNSKLLEEEVGVCVEICRGSEGELTKEKVERTVKMLMSEEKGGEMREKAAAMRDAARKAVMDSADGTEKGLSICQVDDMIQKILTTSKTW